One window of Metopolophium dirhodum isolate CAU chromosome 3, ASM1992520v1, whole genome shotgun sequence genomic DNA carries:
- the LOC132941177 gene encoding alpha-tubulin N-acetyltransferase 1-like, translating into MEFKFDIKNVATEEVMKIDNTLTALGHEKNEDLKSIMKLIIDEMGKASAIAQELKMPITSGDKLANSDHILYMMTEHDKPEHFSVVGILKMGWKKLYLYNKEGLRSEAMVYCLLDFYIHESKQRKGYGKRLIECMLQDINLEAKHLAIDKPTKKLLQFMWKHYQLSKLVNQGNNFVIYEEFFDDALDEKNHDNSGHRAVSYKRQAMFGRHGAHKHHDTMGEIVQGEGDAAFVKFKYNQDTDFVDHQFKETNPHPENSNAFKTDKDGNSVKRDLKFHHNSLW; encoded by the exons ATGGAGTTCAAGTTTGACATTAAGAATGTGGCCACCGAAGAGGTGATGAAGATTGACAACACGCTGACGGCCTTGGGACACGAAAAAAATGAAGA CTTAAAAAGCATAATGAAACTGATCATTGACGAGATGGGTAAAGCTTCGGCCATTGCTCAAGAATTGAAGATGCCCATAACCAGCGGCGACAAGCTAGCCAATTCCGATCACATTCTCTACATGATGACAGAACACGATAAACCTGA ACATTTCAGTGTTGTTGGAATTTTGAAGATGGGATGGAAAAAGTTATACCTCTATAACAAAGAAGGCTTGCGGTCAGAAGCAATGGTCTACTGTTTGTTAGATTTCTACATACATGAGTCCAAACAGCGTAAAGGTTATGGAAAACGTTTGATCGAATGCATGTTACAG GATATAAATTTAGAAGCCAAACATTTGGCTATTGACAAgccaactaaaaaattattgcaGTTTATGTGGAAGCATTATCAACTATCCAAATTGGTTAACCAaggaaataattttgtaatatatgaAGAATTTTTTGATGACGCAC tagacgAAAAGAATCATGACAATAGTGgacatag AGCTGTATCATATAAGCGACAGGCAATGTTTGGACGGCATGGGGCTCATAAACATCATGATACAATGGGCGAG atagttCAAGGTGAAGGCGATGCTGCGTTTGTGAAGTTCAAATACAACCAAGACACAGATTT cgTGGATCACCAGTTCAAAGAAACTAATCCACATCCTGAAAATAGTAATGCATTCAAAACTGACAAAGATGGAAACTCCGTGAAACGAGATCTTAAATTTCATCACAACTCTCTGTGGTAA
- the LOC132941625 gene encoding uncharacterized protein LOC132941625: protein MQFNNYHDEAQKTDGDAPPPAEGRMDVGETSECKQRFGRHDAHKRHDTMGEIVQSGTDTMKFKYNHDNDFVDSRFKELIPHPEVVGELQTDKYGNSVKRDLKFHHSTLW, encoded by the exons atgcagTTCAACAACTACCACGACGAGGCGCAGAAGACCGATGGCGACGCGCCGCCGCCGGCCGAGGGACGCATGGACGTCGGCGA AACATCGGAGTGTAAACAAAGATTTGGACGGCACGACGCTCACAAACGTCACGATACAATGGGTGAA attgtACAAAGTGGTACTGATACTATGAAGTTTAAGTACAATCACGACAATGATTT CGTTGATAGCCGGTTCAAAGAATTGATCCCACATCCTGAAGTCGTTGGTGAACTTCAAACTGACAAGTATGGGAACTCTGTGAAACGGGATCTCAAATTCCATCACAGCACTCTATGGTAA
- the LOC132941623 gene encoding alpha-tubulin N-acetyltransferase 1-like: MEFNFNIGKVATDEVLKINNTLTVEGHEENDDLKNIMRLIIDEMGKASAVSQEFKVPITSAKRLVNSDHVIYMMTEHNKPGHFAVVGFLKMGWKKLFLYDKQASRSEARVYCLLDFYIHESKQRKGYGIRLFQCMLQDIGLEAKHLAIDKPTNKLLQFMWKHFQLSKLVNQGNNFVIFEEFFHNSSIAEEKNNRDNTGNRAVAYKSQPMFGRHGAHKHHDSMAEIIQGEGNAAFVKFKYNQDTNFVDNQFKEKNPNPESKGAFKTDMDGYSVKRDLKFHHNSLW, encoded by the exons ATGGAGTTCAACTTCAACATCGGGAAAGTGGCCACCGACGAGGTGCTGAAGATAAATAACACACTGACGGTCGAGGGACACGAGGAAAACGATGA TTTGAAAAACATAATGAGATTAATCATTGACGAAATGGGTAAAGCATCAGCTGTATCTCAAGAGTTTAAGGTGCCAATCACCAGCGCCAAAAGACTTGTCAATTCTGATCATGTAATTTATATGATGACCGAACACAATAAGCCAGG CCATTTCGCTGTTGTTGGATTTTTGAAGATGGGATGGAAAAAATTGTTTCTCTACGACAAACAAGCTTCCCGTTCAGAAGCCAGGGTCTACTGTTTGTTGGATTTTTACATACATGAGTCCAAACAGCGTAAAGGTTATGGAATACGTTTGTTTCAATGCATGCTACAG gaTATTGGTTTAGAAGCCAAACATTTAGCTATCGATAAGCCAACTAATAAACTATTGCAGTTTATGTGGAAGCATTTTCAATTATCAAAATTGGTAAACCAGGGAAACAATTTCGTTATCTTTGAAGAATTTTTTCACAATTCGT caatAGCAGAGGAAAAAAATAATCGCGACAATACTGGAAATcg agctGTAGCATATAAGAGTCAACCAATGTTTGGACGGCACGGAGCTCATAAACATCATGATTCAATGGCTGAA attATACAAGGTGAAGGGAACGCTGCATTTGTTAAGTTCAAGTACAACCAAGACACCAATTT TGTTGATAACCAGTTCAAGGAAAAGAATCCAAATCCTGAAAGTAAAGGTGCTTTTAAGACTGACATGGATGGATACTCTGTAAAACGAGATCTTAAATTCCACCACAACTCTCTGTGGTAA
- the LOC132941626 gene encoding uncharacterized protein LOC132941626 has product MDFSGKNDQSTTNKDEAKHGYDAHKHHDTMDEIVLDQELPGNVKDNHNGVDLVDNQVKEAPHSESSDTYQIDEYDDCMDEDINIITAPLDI; this is encoded by the exons ATGGACTTCAGCGGGAAAAATGACCA ATCAACGACAAACAAAGATGAGGCAAAGCATGGGTATGATGCTCACAAACATCACGATACAATGGATGAA attgtaCTAGACCAAGAACTACCTGGTAATGTGAAGGACAATCATAATGGAGTTGATTT ggTTGATAATCAAGTGAAAGAAGCTCCACATTCTGAGAGCTCGGACACATATCAAATCGATGAGTATGATGACTGCATGGATGaagatattaatatcattacagCTCCACTTGATATTTAA